A section of the Mesorhizobium loti genome encodes:
- the pyrH gene encoding UMP kinase, giving the protein MTVKPLYRRVLLKASGEALMGEQHFGIDVSVVDRIAADIAEARALGIEVGVVIGGGNIFRGVAVASKGGDRVTGDHMGMLATVINSLALRTSLHKIGVDAVVLSAIAMPELCESFSQRQADAYMNQGRVVIFAGGTGNPFFTTDSAAALRAAEIGADALFKGTQVDGVYSADPKKDPRATRFERISHAEVINRGLSIMDTAAIALARENNIPIIVYSIHEKGGFGDILRGGGRCTVVADD; this is encoded by the coding sequence ATGACGGTGAAGCCCCTCTACCGACGTGTCTTGTTGAAAGCGTCGGGCGAAGCGTTGATGGGCGAGCAGCATTTCGGCATCGACGTCTCGGTCGTGGATCGCATCGCAGCCGACATCGCCGAGGCCCGCGCGCTGGGCATCGAGGTCGGCGTCGTCATCGGCGGCGGCAATATCTTCCGCGGCGTGGCCGTCGCCTCCAAGGGTGGAGACCGCGTCACCGGCGACCACATGGGCATGCTTGCCACGGTCATCAACTCGCTGGCATTGCGCACCTCGCTGCACAAGATCGGCGTCGATGCCGTGGTGCTGTCGGCGATCGCCATGCCCGAACTTTGCGAGAGTTTTTCGCAACGCCAGGCAGACGCTTACATGAACCAGGGCAGGGTGGTGATCTTTGCCGGCGGCACCGGCAATCCGTTCTTCACCACTGATTCGGCCGCAGCGCTTCGCGCGGCCGAAATTGGCGCCGACGCGCTGTTCAAGGGCACGCAGGTCGACGGTGTCTATTCGGCCGACCCGAAAAAGGACCCGCGTGCGACGCGTTTCGAGCGCATCAGCCATGCCGAAGTCATAAATCGCGGCCTTTCCATCATGGATACTGCTGCGATTGCACTTGCGCGCGAAAACAACATTCCGATAATCGTCTATTCGATCCACGAAAAAGGTGGTTTCGGCGATATTCTGAGGGGCGGCGGCCGCTGCACGGTCGTCGCGGACGATTGA
- the rseP gene encoding RIP metalloprotease RseP produces MNEILHAIFSTEGFFLGTLVPFLFVLTVVVFVHEMGHYLVGRWCGIGVKAFSIGFGPEIIGFNDGHGTRWKLCAIPLGGYVKFVGDMNATSSQPTSDELETLTDEERKVAFHTQAIWKRAATVAAGPLFNFLLTIVVFAVLFAAYGRYVAEPMVAEVTTDSPAAKAGILPGDRFVSVDGSKVETFGDVQRLVSGRAGDTITFVMLRDGKEVTVTATPQLMEQEDALGNKVKVAVIGVVNNKELGQPRLITYTPVGAVAAAVEETGHVIERTGQFLQRFAAGREDKCQLGGPVKIADMAGKAAKLGFEWLVQLVALLSVGIGILNLLPIPPLDGGHLLFYGVEAVIRRPVSERMMEMAYRAGLLLVLCFMGFVFWNDLFGC; encoded by the coding sequence TTGAACGAGATTCTTCACGCGATTTTCAGCACGGAAGGCTTCTTTCTCGGCACGCTCGTGCCGTTTCTCTTCGTTCTAACCGTGGTGGTGTTCGTCCACGAAATGGGCCACTACCTCGTCGGCCGCTGGTGCGGCATCGGGGTCAAGGCCTTTTCGATCGGCTTCGGTCCCGAAATCATCGGCTTCAACGATGGGCATGGCACGCGCTGGAAGCTTTGCGCCATACCGCTTGGCGGCTATGTCAAATTTGTCGGCGACATGAACGCCACCTCCAGCCAACCCACCTCGGATGAGCTCGAGACGCTGACCGACGAGGAGCGCAAGGTCGCCTTCCACACCCAGGCGATCTGGAAGCGCGCGGCGACCGTGGCGGCCGGGCCTCTGTTCAATTTCCTGCTGACGATCGTCGTCTTTGCCGTCCTGTTCGCGGCCTATGGGCGTTATGTCGCGGAGCCCATGGTGGCGGAGGTTACGACGGACAGCCCCGCGGCGAAGGCCGGCATCCTGCCCGGGGACCGATTCGTCAGCGTTGACGGCAGCAAGGTCGAAACCTTCGGCGATGTGCAGCGGCTGGTCTCGGGCCGGGCTGGCGACACCATCACCTTCGTCATGCTGCGCGATGGCAAGGAAGTCACGGTCACCGCGACCCCGCAGTTGATGGAGCAGGAAGACGCGCTTGGCAACAAGGTCAAGGTCGCCGTGATCGGCGTCGTCAACAACAAGGAACTCGGCCAGCCCCGTCTCATCACCTACACACCGGTCGGTGCCGTTGCGGCGGCCGTCGAGGAAACTGGCCACGTCATCGAGCGCACCGGCCAGTTCCTGCAGCGTTTCGCCGCCGGGCGCGAGGACAAGTGCCAGTTGGGTGGTCCGGTCAAGATCGCCGACATGGCGGGCAAGGCCGCGAAACTGGGTTTCGAGTGGCTGGTTCAGCTCGTCGCGCTGCTGTCTGTCGGGATAGGTATTCTCAATCTTTTGCCGATTCCCCCCCTCGACGGCGGCCATCTCTTGTTCTACGGGGTGGAGGCTGTCATTCGCCGGCCGGTGTCGGAACGGATGATGGAAATGGCCTATCGGGCCGGTCTGCTCCTTGTCCTGTGCTTCATGGGTTTCGTGTTCTGGAATGATCTCTTTGGATGCTGA
- a CDS encoding aldo/keto reductase has translation MTMTYYTLGSSGLRVSRLALGTMTFGKEWGWGADRDTARAMFNAYVEAGGNFFDTADLYTGGTAEAWLGEFIAERGLRDTAVIASKFTMNMQPGNPNAGGNGRKNIMRAIDASLKRLGTDYIDLYLMHVWDRLTPAEEVMRTLDDLVRVGKVRHIGLSDVPAWYAGRAQAIAELRGYEPVSALQLEYSLAERSIENEFVPFGMRHGAGIMVWSPLASGLLSGKYRPVQAGNAGRLDGFRNSTHPGFQKFTEHNWAIVAELEKVASELGRGMPQVALNWVATQPGIAAVILGATTPSQIKDNLGALDFKIPAGLRNRLDSVSATPAPFPYSYFGPQIQARVTGGAATGDKPPGYASPVLVEGEPASVSTD, from the coding sequence ATGACCATGACCTATTACACGCTCGGCAGCAGCGGACTCAGGGTCAGCCGGCTGGCGCTGGGCACCATGACGTTCGGCAAGGAATGGGGCTGGGGAGCCGACAGGGACACGGCCCGCGCGATGTTCAACGCCTATGTCGAGGCAGGCGGCAATTTCTTCGACACGGCGGACCTCTACACCGGTGGCACCGCCGAAGCCTGGCTTGGCGAATTCATCGCCGAGCGGGGCTTGCGCGATACCGCGGTGATCGCCAGCAAGTTCACCATGAACATGCAGCCCGGCAATCCCAATGCCGGCGGCAACGGCCGCAAGAACATCATGCGCGCGATAGACGCTTCACTGAAGCGGTTGGGCACCGATTATATAGATCTCTATCTCATGCATGTGTGGGACAGGCTGACGCCGGCCGAAGAAGTCATGCGCACCCTGGATGACCTGGTGCGGGTGGGCAAGGTGCGCCATATCGGCCTGTCCGACGTGCCGGCCTGGTATGCGGGGCGGGCACAGGCGATCGCCGAGTTGCGCGGATATGAACCGGTTTCGGCCCTGCAGCTCGAATACTCCCTCGCCGAACGCTCGATCGAGAATGAGTTCGTGCCATTCGGCATGCGGCATGGCGCCGGCATCATGGTCTGGAGCCCGCTGGCCAGCGGGCTGCTCAGCGGTAAATACCGGCCGGTCCAGGCCGGAAATGCCGGTCGGCTCGACGGGTTTCGCAATTCGACGCATCCGGGCTTCCAGAAATTCACGGAGCACAACTGGGCCATCGTGGCCGAGCTCGAGAAGGTTGCGTCCGAGCTTGGCCGCGGCATGCCGCAGGTCGCGCTCAACTGGGTGGCGACGCAGCCGGGGATCGCCGCCGTCATCCTCGGTGCGACGACGCCCAGCCAGATCAAGGACAATCTTGGCGCGCTGGATTTCAAGATACCGGCAGGGCTTCGCAACCGGCTGGATTCGGTCAGCGCAACGCCGGCGCCGTTTCCCTATTCCTATTTCGGGCCGCAGATACAGGCGCGCGTCACCGGCGGCGCTGCAACGGGAGACAAGCCCCCCGGCTACGCCTCGCCGGTGCTTGTCGAGGGCGAGCCTGCCAGCGTATCCACCGACTGA
- the bamA gene encoding outer membrane protein assembly factor BamA — MKAASKFLNAASAAALSAALVVPGALAVQFVATSAAEAAVVSRVEVTGNQRVDAETIRNYITIKPGKAFSSSDIDSAVKALFGTGLFSDVQINQVGSTLVVKVAEYKVVNQVLFQGNKKLKDNALQAAVQLKPRGTFSQATLDSDVEAVKAAYRRIGRDDAGVTTQIMELGDNRVNVVFHITEGDRTQIAAINFVGNSAYSSRRLSDVINTKRSSWVSFILRDDVYDEDKLRADQELLRRFYYNHGYADFQVVSAVGELDSATNKYTVTITVQEGERYTFGDVSVESTIPEVDSKSLESVVETSKGDVYNAKKVEDSIIALTEKVAGSGYAFAQVTPRGDRNFENHTISVVYTVDQGTKAYIERIEIRGNDRTRDYVIRREFDVSEGDAFNQVLIQRAKKRLEALNYFEKVDISTVPGSQPDQVVLVVDVVEKSTGEFSIGAGYSTGGDTAGPSVEGSITERNFLGRGQFIKLSAGGGKNSRDYSISFTEPYFLGRRIAAGFDIYKSTRQYNNNYDSDTTGATIRFGLPITNNITTQLAYNISQEKYKVDDGCGPTTIGNPDGTCTISPAILDGIAQSPWIKSSISLGLVYNTIDDMKNPHEGIYANTTVEVAGLGGDAKFVKLTGRGSIYQTLSEQLDLVGLISGGAGHVESYGNNGTLRIFDQFQSTDRMIRGFAYNGIGPVDPNTGDHLGGVTYFNASAEAQFPLPVVPESFGLRGAVFADAATLYGSKISTTVDQASLDMKLRASVGVGLMWASPFGPIRIDYAIPVKKQAHDDVQEFNFGISTRF; from the coding sequence ATGAAGGCAGCATCCAAGTTTCTGAACGCCGCGTCAGCGGCGGCACTGTCCGCCGCTCTGGTCGTACCAGGTGCGCTCGCGGTGCAATTCGTTGCCACATCGGCGGCTGAAGCCGCTGTCGTAAGCAGGGTGGAGGTGACCGGCAACCAGCGTGTCGACGCCGAGACCATCCGCAATTACATCACCATCAAGCCGGGCAAGGCCTTCTCCAGTTCCGACATCGACAGCGCGGTCAAGGCGCTGTTCGGCACCGGCCTGTTCTCGGATGTCCAGATCAACCAGGTCGGTTCGACGCTGGTGGTCAAGGTTGCCGAGTACAAGGTCGTCAACCAGGTGCTGTTCCAGGGCAACAAGAAGCTCAAGGACAATGCGCTTCAGGCCGCGGTTCAGCTGAAGCCGCGCGGGACGTTCTCGCAGGCGACGCTTGATTCCGATGTCGAGGCGGTCAAGGCCGCTTACCGGCGCATCGGCCGCGACGATGCCGGCGTGACCACGCAGATCATGGAACTCGGCGACAACCGCGTGAACGTGGTCTTCCATATCACGGAAGGCGACCGCACGCAGATCGCGGCGATCAACTTCGTCGGCAACAGCGCCTATTCGAGCCGCCGCCTGTCGGACGTGATCAACACCAAGCGTTCGTCCTGGGTTTCGTTCATCCTGCGGGATGACGTCTATGACGAGGACAAGCTGCGCGCTGACCAGGAGCTGCTGCGCCGCTTCTACTACAATCACGGCTATGCCGATTTCCAGGTCGTGTCGGCTGTCGGCGAACTCGACAGCGCAACGAACAAATACACGGTCACCATCACCGTCCAGGAAGGCGAGCGCTACACCTTCGGTGACGTCAGCGTCGAAAGCACGATCCCCGAAGTCGACTCCAAGTCGCTGGAATCAGTAGTCGAGACCAGCAAGGGCGACGTCTACAATGCCAAGAAGGTTGAGGATTCCATCATCGCGCTGACCGAGAAGGTGGCCGGCTCCGGCTATGCCTTCGCACAGGTGACGCCGCGCGGCGACCGCAACTTCGAGAACCATACGATTTCGGTGGTCTATACGGTCGACCAGGGCACCAAAGCCTATATCGAGCGCATCGAGATCCGCGGCAACGATCGCACGCGCGACTATGTCATTCGCCGCGAATTCGACGTCAGCGAAGGCGATGCGTTCAACCAGGTGCTCATCCAGCGCGCGAAGAAGCGCTTGGAAGCTCTGAACTACTTTGAGAAAGTCGACATCTCGACCGTGCCCGGCTCCCAGCCGGACCAGGTCGTGCTGGTGGTCGATGTGGTCGAGAAGTCGACAGGTGAATTCTCCATTGGCGCCGGCTATTCGACCGGTGGCGATACGGCGGGCCCGTCCGTCGAAGGATCGATCACCGAGCGCAACTTCCTCGGTCGTGGCCAGTTCATCAAGCTGTCGGCGGGTGGCGGCAAGAATTCGCGCGACTACAGCATTTCGTTCACCGAGCCGTATTTCCTCGGGCGGCGCATCGCCGCCGGCTTCGACATCTACAAGTCGACGAGGCAGTACAATAACAATTATGACAGCGACACCACCGGTGCGACGATCCGCTTCGGGCTGCCGATTACCAACAACATAACCACCCAGCTGGCGTACAATATCTCTCAGGAGAAGTATAAGGTCGACGACGGTTGCGGTCCTACCACCATTGGGAATCCAGACGGCACCTGCACGATTTCGCCCGCCATCCTGGACGGCATTGCTCAAAGCCCCTGGATCAAGTCGTCGATCAGCCTGGGGCTGGTCTACAACACGATCGACGACATGAAGAACCCGCATGAAGGCATCTATGCCAATACGACTGTGGAAGTGGCCGGACTTGGTGGTGATGCCAAGTTCGTGAAGCTTACCGGGCGCGGCAGCATCTACCAGACGCTTTCCGAACAGCTTGATCTGGTCGGGCTGATTTCGGGCGGCGCCGGTCATGTCGAGAGTTATGGCAATAATGGTACTCTGCGCATCTTCGATCAGTTCCAGAGCACCGACCGCATGATCCGTGGCTTTGCGTATAATGGCATCGGTCCGGTGGACCCGAATACGGGCGACCATCTAGGCGGGGTAACCTATTTCAATGCCTCGGCCGAAGCTCAGTTCCCATTGCCGGTCGTTCCCGAGAGCTTCGGTCTCCGCGGTGCCGTATTTGCGGACGCTGCGACGCTCTACGGCAGCAAGATCAGCACGACGGTCGACCAGGCCTCTCTCGATATGAAGCTGCGTGCCTCGGTGGGCGTCGGCCTGATGTGGGCCTCGCCGTTCGGTCCGATCCGTATCGACTACGCGATCCCGGTCAAGAAGCAAGCGCACGATGACGTGCAGGAATTCAACTTCGGCATATCGACCCGCTTCTGA
- a CDS encoding LysR family transcriptional regulator: MDRDLLSHLPVIVAVARRGGFALAAAELGMSPSAVSHAVRLVEERVGQPLFARTTRSVSLTEAGKALVETAAPALQDIAERMDRIRSVKGKPSGLLRINASNIAIPLAVTPVVAAMAERYPDITVEVFADQGLVDIVGEGFDAGIRLGEMIAQDMVAVRLTPPFKAVIVASPAYIERRGRPRSVADLANHNCIGYRLVRSGALYRWDLAEDGKDVVMETGGTAIVTDSLAAIDLALAGVGLAYMFEPLARADLAAGRLVQVLPQSAIEEPGLFLYFPRRAAMAPKLRAFIDTAQEIGLTSMRTSGRKTLSE; the protein is encoded by the coding sequence ATGGATCGGGATCTGCTCAGCCATCTGCCGGTCATCGTTGCCGTTGCCCGGCGCGGAGGTTTCGCGCTTGCGGCCGCCGAACTCGGCATGAGTCCGTCGGCTGTCAGCCATGCGGTGCGCCTTGTCGAGGAGCGGGTCGGTCAGCCCCTGTTCGCACGCACGACACGCAGCGTTTCGCTCACCGAGGCCGGCAAGGCATTGGTGGAAACGGCCGCTCCCGCCCTTCAGGATATCGCCGAGCGGATGGATCGTATCCGCAGCGTCAAGGGCAAGCCGTCCGGCCTGCTCAGGATCAATGCCTCCAACATCGCGATCCCGTTGGCGGTGACGCCGGTCGTCGCCGCCATGGCCGAGCGCTATCCGGACATCACGGTGGAGGTCTTCGCCGATCAGGGGCTGGTCGACATCGTCGGCGAAGGTTTTGACGCCGGGATCCGGCTGGGCGAGATGATCGCTCAGGATATGGTCGCCGTGCGGCTCACGCCTCCGTTCAAGGCCGTCATCGTCGCCTCTCCCGCCTATATCGAGCGCCGTGGCCGCCCGCGCAGCGTAGCCGATCTCGCCAACCACAATTGCATCGGTTACCGGCTGGTTCGCTCCGGCGCGCTCTATCGCTGGGATTTGGCCGAGGACGGCAAGGATGTCGTCATGGAGACCGGCGGAACGGCCATCGTCACGGATTCGCTCGCCGCGATTGACCTGGCGCTTGCCGGAGTAGGCCTTGCCTACATGTTCGAACCGCTGGCGCGCGCGGATCTTGCGGCCGGCCGCCTGGTGCAGGTGCTGCCGCAATCAGCGATCGAGGAGCCTGGCCTGTTCCTCTATTTCCCGCGCCGGGCGGCGATGGCGCCGAAGCTGAGGGCGTTTATCGACACCGCACAAGAAATCGGCCTGACATCCATGCGGACATCAGGCCGAAAAACACTGTCGGAATAA
- a CDS encoding isoprenyl transferase produces MTTPAHVAIIMDGNGRWAKSRGMPRLAGHRAGVEALRKTVRAAPDLGISFLTVYAFSSENWSRPKSEVSDLMGLLKLFIRRDLAELHQSGVRVRIIGDRAGLQADIRGLLDEAESLTAGNEALTLVIAFNYGGRDEIVRTARKLASAVARGEIDSEAITAESFAGCLDTQGIPDPELVIRTSGELRLSNFLLWQAAYSELVFLPCYWPDFSREHLAEALREFAGRERRFGGLGQQDVASRPAAG; encoded by the coding sequence ATGACAACGCCCGCGCATGTCGCGATCATCATGGATGGAAATGGACGCTGGGCCAAGTCGCGCGGCATGCCGAGGCTCGCTGGTCATCGCGCCGGCGTCGAGGCACTGCGCAAGACGGTGCGCGCGGCACCGGATCTCGGTATCTCCTTCCTGACCGTCTATGCTTTCTCTTCGGAGAACTGGTCGCGGCCGAAGTCCGAAGTCAGCGACCTGATGGGACTGTTGAAGCTTTTCATCCGCCGCGATCTCGCCGAACTCCATCAGAGCGGCGTGCGGGTCAGGATCATCGGCGACAGGGCAGGGCTGCAGGCCGACATCAGAGGGCTGCTCGACGAGGCCGAATCGCTCACCGCCGGCAACGAAGCGCTGACGCTGGTCATCGCCTTCAACTATGGCGGACGCGACGAGATCGTTCGCACGGCGCGCAAGCTTGCTTCGGCCGTGGCGCGCGGCGAGATCGACAGCGAAGCAATTACCGCCGAAAGCTTTGCCGGCTGTCTCGACACGCAAGGCATTCCCGATCCGGAACTGGTCATACGCACCAGCGGCGAGCTTCGCCTGTCCAACTTCCTCTTGTGGCAGGCTGCCTATAGCGAACTCGTGTTCCTGCCTTGCTATTGGCCTGATTTCAGCCGCGAGCACCTCGCCGAGGCCTTGCGCGAATTTGCCGGCCGCGAGCGCCGTTTCGGCGGATTGGGCCAGCAAGACGTCGCGTCGCGACCGGCCGCGGGATGA
- a CDS encoding nuclear transport factor 2 family protein, translating to MNALKHLTFAAGMALSPVDAGGAEPSGWQALADERAVIRIADAIDRAVDAQDWKLARSYFADRVAADFSSLSGQPAAVIASDDLIGAWAGNLKGSKTSLHLRTNHQVELEADTATVLSNGYAWNRMEGNGDPLWEVWGTYEHKLTRSASGWKVNGFAFRMTHERGNPWVKATPGQ from the coding sequence ATGAATGCGTTGAAGCACTTAACCTTCGCGGCCGGCATGGCGCTGTCACCGGTCGATGCCGGCGGGGCGGAACCATCCGGCTGGCAAGCGCTCGCGGACGAGCGCGCGGTCATCCGCATCGCCGATGCCATCGACCGCGCCGTCGACGCACAGGACTGGAAACTCGCGCGCAGCTATTTCGCTGATCGGGTTGCCGCCGACTTCAGCAGCCTGTCGGGACAGCCCGCGGCCGTCATCGCGTCCGACGACCTGATCGGCGCCTGGGCCGGCAACCTCAAGGGTTCGAAGACAAGCCTGCACCTGCGCACCAATCACCAGGTCGAACTCGAGGCGGACACGGCGACCGTCCTGTCGAACGGCTATGCCTGGAACCGGATGGAAGGCAATGGCGACCCGCTTTGGGAGGTCTGGGGCACGTATGAGCACAAGCTGACGCGCTCCGCCTCCGGCTGGAAGGTCAACGGCTTCGCCTTCCGCATGACGCATGAGCGCGGCAACCCCTGGGTCAAGGCGACGCCGGGCCAGTGA
- the tsf gene encoding translation elongation factor Ts yields MSISAAQVKELRDLTGAGMMDCKAALNETNGNMEEAVDWLRKKGISKADKKAGRTAAEGLIGVDNGVREAAVVEVNSETDFVARNAAFQEIVANVAKVALAYGTTEAVAAAKYPGSDKSVTDTIKDAVGTIGENLGFRRSAKLTVPHGAVATYVHNAVADGLGKLGVLVAIETTGNEHAANAFGRQVAMHVAATNPMALTAEQIDPAAVEREKAIFSDQARQSGKPEAIIEKMVEGRMRKFYEEVVLLKQAFVLNPDITVEKALKDAEKEIGAPAKITAYLRFALGEGIEKEETDFAAEVAAAVKK; encoded by the coding sequence ATGAGCATTTCGGCTGCACAGGTCAAAGAACTCCGCGACTTGACCGGCGCGGGCATGATGGACTGCAAGGCGGCGTTGAACGAGACCAACGGCAATATGGAAGAGGCCGTCGACTGGCTGCGCAAGAAGGGCATTTCCAAGGCCGACAAGAAGGCCGGCCGCACCGCCGCCGAAGGCCTGATCGGCGTCGACAATGGCGTGCGCGAGGCCGCGGTCGTCGAGGTCAATTCCGAGACCGACTTCGTTGCCCGCAATGCCGCGTTCCAGGAAATCGTCGCCAACGTTGCCAAGGTCGCTCTCGCCTATGGCACGACCGAGGCGGTTGCCGCCGCCAAATATCCGGGTTCGGACAAGTCGGTCACCGACACCATCAAGGACGCTGTCGGCACCATCGGCGAGAACCTGGGCTTCCGCCGCTCGGCCAAGCTGACCGTTCCGCATGGCGCTGTGGCGACCTATGTCCACAACGCGGTTGCCGACGGCCTCGGCAAGCTCGGCGTGCTGGTCGCGATCGAAACCACGGGCAATGAGCATGCGGCCAACGCCTTTGGCCGCCAGGTCGCCATGCACGTCGCCGCCACCAACCCGATGGCGCTGACGGCGGAGCAGATCGACCCGGCCGCGGTCGAGCGCGAGAAGGCGATCTTCTCCGACCAGGCACGTCAGTCCGGCAAGCCGGAAGCGATCATCGAGAAGATGGTAGAAGGCCGCATGCGCAAGTTCTACGAGGAAGTCGTGCTCTTGAAGCAGGCCTTCGTGCTCAATCCCGACATCACCGTCGAGAAGGCCCTGAAGGATGCCGAGAAGGAAATCGGCGCGCCGGCCAAGATCACCGCCTATCTGCGCTTCGCGCTTGGCGAGGGTATCGAGAAGGAAGAGACCGATTTCGCGGCGGAAGTCGCGGCCGCGGTCAAGAAGTAA
- the frr gene encoding ribosome recycling factor: MSGEYDDLKRRMDGAIAAFKHDLASLRTGRASSNLLDAIQVQAYGTTMPINQVANVTVPEPRMISVSIWDKSMVGAVDRAIRESNLGFNPIVDGTNLRIPLPELNEQRRKELVKISHGYAENARVAARHVRRDGMDFLKKAEKDGTISEDDQRKRSDQVQKLTDETISTIDHLLSDKEAEIMQV; the protein is encoded by the coding sequence ATGAGTGGTGAGTACGACGATCTCAAGCGGCGCATGGATGGGGCAATCGCCGCGTTCAAGCATGACCTGGCTTCGCTGCGGACCGGTCGCGCCTCCAGCAATCTGCTCGATGCCATCCAGGTGCAGGCCTACGGCACCACCATGCCGATCAACCAGGTCGCCAACGTTACCGTTCCGGAGCCGCGCATGATCTCGGTGTCGATCTGGGACAAGTCGATGGTTGGAGCCGTCGACCGCGCCATCCGGGAATCCAATCTGGGCTTCAACCCGATCGTCGACGGCACCAATCTCAGGATTCCGCTGCCGGAGCTCAACGAGCAGCGCCGCAAGGAACTGGTCAAGATCTCGCATGGCTACGCCGAGAACGCCCGCGTCGCCGCGCGCCATGTGCGCCGCGACGGCATGGACTTCCTGAAGAAGGCGGAGAAGGACGGCACCATCAGCGAGGACGATCAGCGCAAGCGTTCGGACCAGGTCCAGAAGCTCACAGACGAAACGATCAGCACCATCGATCATCTGCTTTCCGACAAGGAAGCTGAAATCATGCAGGTTTAG
- a CDS encoding phosphatidate cytidylyltransferase, translating into MSNLQLRVISAVVLAVIALGLTWLGGLAFRLLCAAMVAMIFYEWTRMSRPVTTHGLGFLPEALAVVFIGALIAGLAAFWLLLLAVILIAVTAIAALVRQTGQWEASGLAYASVSGLSLALLRDGDHAGLVAILFLFAVVWATDIFAYFVGRAVGGPKLAPSISPGKTRSGALGGAVGGVVAGVVLAAAAGAGNLALLGLVALVLSIVAQAGDLFESWVKRRHGRKDSGVLIPGHGGVMDRVDGLVAAALALYVIGWISAGADHPAQGLFPI; encoded by the coding sequence ATGAGCAACCTTCAGCTCCGCGTCATTTCAGCGGTCGTGCTTGCCGTCATCGCCCTTGGCCTGACATGGCTTGGCGGCCTGGCGTTCCGACTGCTGTGCGCAGCCATGGTGGCGATGATCTTTTACGAGTGGACACGCATGTCGCGGCCTGTCACGACCCATGGGCTGGGCTTCCTGCCCGAGGCGCTGGCGGTCGTTTTCATCGGCGCCCTGATTGCCGGGCTTGCCGCGTTCTGGCTGCTGCTGCTAGCCGTGATTCTGATTGCCGTAACGGCGATTGCCGCCCTGGTTCGTCAGACCGGGCAATGGGAGGCAAGCGGCCTTGCCTATGCCAGCGTGTCCGGCCTGTCGCTCGCCCTGCTGCGCGATGGCGACCATGCGGGCCTCGTCGCCATCCTGTTTTTGTTCGCGGTTGTCTGGGCGACCGACATTTTTGCCTATTTCGTCGGGCGCGCCGTCGGCGGTCCCAAACTTGCGCCGTCGATTTCGCCCGGAAAGACCCGCAGCGGTGCGCTTGGCGGTGCTGTGGGTGGTGTCGTTGCCGGGGTTGTGCTGGCCGCCGCCGCTGGTGCCGGGAACCTGGCGCTGCTCGGCCTTGTGGCGCTCGTGCTTTCAATTGTAGCCCAGGCCGGTGACCTGTTCGAATCCTGGGTCAAGCGGCGGCATGGCCGCAAGGATTCGGGTGTGCTCATTCCCGGGCATGGCGGCGTGATGGACCGTGTCGACGGGCTTGTCGCGGCCGCTCTCGCCCTGTACGTCATTGGCTGGATTTCGGCGGGCGCCGATCATCCGGCACAGGGGCTGTTTCCGATTTGA